Proteins encoded within one genomic window of Couchioplanes caeruleus:
- the rplE gene encoding 50S ribosomal protein L5 → MTAATETKTLPRLKQKYRGEVIPALQEQYKYGNPMQVPGLVKVVVNMGVGEAARDAKLIDGAVKDLTTITGQKPLVRRATKSIAQFKLREGMPIGAKVTLRNDRMWEFLDRLLSIALPRIRDFRGLDGRKLDGHGNYTFGLTEQSVFHEIDQDKIDRTRGMDITVVTTATTDEEGRQLLKLLGFPFKEN, encoded by the coding sequence ATGACTGCCGCTACCGAGACCAAGACTCTGCCCCGGCTGAAGCAGAAGTACCGCGGTGAGGTCATCCCCGCGCTTCAGGAGCAGTACAAGTACGGCAACCCCATGCAGGTTCCCGGCCTGGTGAAGGTCGTCGTGAACATGGGTGTGGGCGAGGCCGCGCGCGACGCCAAGCTGATCGACGGCGCCGTGAAGGACCTGACCACCATCACCGGCCAGAAGCCGCTGGTGCGGCGGGCCACCAAGTCGATCGCGCAGTTCAAGCTGCGTGAGGGCATGCCGATCGGCGCGAAGGTCACCCTGCGCAACGACCGGATGTGGGAGTTCCTGGACCGGCTGCTGTCCATCGCGCTGCCGCGTATCCGTGACTTCCGCGGGCTCGACGGGCGCAAGCTCGACGGGCACGGCAACTACACGTTCGGTCTGACCGAGCAGTCGGTGTTCCACGAGATCGACCAGGACAAGATCGATCGCACCCGTGGCATGGACATCACGGTGGTCACCACCGCCACGACCGACGAGGAGGGCCGGCAGCTGCTCAAGCTCCTGGGCTTCCCGTTCAAGGAGAACTGA
- the rplX gene encoding 50S ribosomal protein L24 — MTVKIKKGDTVVVIAGKDKGAKGKVIAAFPRQDKVLVEGVNRMKKHEKIRTTQRGSKTGGIVTQEAPIHISNVQIVDDQGKPTRIGFRTDENGQKVRIARSTGKDL; from the coding sequence CTGACCGTGAAGATCAAGAAGGGCGACACGGTCGTCGTCATCGCCGGCAAGGACAAGGGCGCCAAGGGTAAGGTCATCGCGGCCTTCCCTCGGCAGGACAAGGTCCTGGTCGAGGGCGTCAACCGCATGAAGAAGCACGAGAAGATCCGCACGACGCAGCGCGGTTCCAAGACCGGCGGCATCGTCACGCAGGAAGCCCCCATCCACATCTCGAACGTGCAGATCGTGGACGACCAGGGCAAGCCGACCCGCATCGGTTTCCGCACCGACGAAAACGGCCAGAAGGTCCGCATCGCGCGTAGCACCGGTAAGGACCTGTGA
- the rpmC gene encoding 50S ribosomal protein L29, with product MAAGVKAAELRELSEEELISRLREAKAELFNLRVQGATGQLDNHRRLQVVRKDIAKIYTIMRERELGLSSAPSEVTA from the coding sequence GTTAAGGCAGCCGAGCTGCGCGAGCTCTCCGAAGAGGAGCTGATCTCGCGGCTGCGGGAGGCCAAGGCGGAGCTGTTCAATCTTCGCGTGCAGGGCGCGACCGGGCAGCTCGACAATCACCGTCGGCTGCAGGTGGTCCGCAAGGACATCGCGAAGATCTACACGATCATGCGTGAGCGTGAGCTGGGGCTCTCCTCCGCGCCGAGTGAGGTGACAGCATGA
- the rplN gene encoding 50S ribosomal protein L14 has protein sequence MIQQESRLRVADNTGAREILCIRVLGGSGRRYASIGDVIVATVKDAIPGAGVKKGDVVKAVIVRTAKERRRPDGSYIRFDENAAVIIKDGGDPRGTRIFGPVGRELRDKRFMKIISLAPEVL, from the coding sequence GTGATCCAGCAGGAGTCGCGACTGCGCGTCGCCGACAACACGGGTGCCCGGGAGATCCTGTGCATCCGCGTACTGGGCGGCTCCGGCCGCCGCTACGCGAGCATCGGCGACGTCATCGTGGCCACGGTCAAGGACGCCATCCCGGGTGCCGGTGTGAAGAAGGGTGACGTCGTCAAGGCGGTCATCGTTCGCACCGCCAAGGAGAGGCGCCGTCCCGACGGCTCGTACATCCGCTTCGACGAGAACGCCGCCGTCATCATCAAGGACGGTGGCGACCCCCGCGGCACGCGCATCTTCGGCCCGGTCGGCCGCGAGCTGCGCGACAAGCGGTTCATGAAGATCATTAGCCTGGCGCCGGAGGTGCTCTGA
- a CDS encoding type Z 30S ribosomal protein S14 — protein sequence MAKKALIIKAAAKPKFAVRAYTRCQKCGRPHSVYRKFGLCRVCVRDMAHRGELPGVSKASW from the coding sequence ATGGCTAAGAAGGCGCTGATCATCAAGGCGGCCGCGAAGCCGAAGTTCGCCGTTCGGGCGTACACCCGCTGCCAGAAGTGCGGACGCCCGCACTCGGTCTACCGCAAGTTCGGTCTGTGCCGGGTGTGTGTCCGGGACATGGCCCACCGCGGTGAGCTGCCCGGCGTGTCGAAGGCTTCCTGGTAA
- the rpsQ gene encoding 30S ribosomal protein S17 — translation MSENAAAAPRAQRKVREGLVVSDKMDKTVVVEVEDRVKHALYGKVLRRTRKLKVHDEQNACGIGDRVLMMETRPLSATKRWRVVEILEKAK, via the coding sequence ATGAGTGAGAACGCTGCTGCTGCGCCGCGGGCTCAGCGCAAGGTGCGCGAGGGCCTCGTGGTCAGCGACAAGATGGACAAGACCGTCGTCGTCGAGGTCGAGGACCGTGTCAAGCACGCCCTCTACGGCAAGGTTCTCCGTCGTACCCGCAAGCTGAAGGTGCACGACGAGCAGAACGCGTGCGGCATCGGCGACCGGGTCCTGATGATGGAGACCCGTCCGCTGTCCGCCACCAAGCGGTGGCGAGTCGTGGAGATCCTCGAAAAGGCCAAGTGA